CCCTTCGTCCCGTTTCACCGGCCGGGAATGGCCAATCCGCACTGCAGGTCACCACCGGGTCACAGGGTGTTCCGGTTGCTGCCGTGCCGTGGGCGGCTGGTGGCCGCGTTCGTACACTGGCTCCGTGACCGTACCGCCGCCGATCGTCGCGCCGAGCATACTGGCCGCCGATTTCGCCCGCCTCGCCGACGAGGTCCGTGCCGTCGAAGATGCCGCCGACTGGCTGCACGTGGACGTCATGGACAACCACTTCGTGCCGAACCTGACCATCGGACTGCCGGTCGTGCAGAGTCTGCGGGGGGCTACCACGATCCCCTTCGACGTGCACCTGATGATCGAGGATCCGCGGCGGTGGGCCCCGGGATACGCCGACGCCGGGGCGTACAACGTCACCTTCCACGCCGAGGCCTGCGACGATCCGGTGGCGCTGGCCAAGGACCTTCGGTCGGCCGGGGCGAAGGCCGGGCTGGCGATCGACCGGGATACCCCGATCGAGTCGTACCTGGAACTGCTGCCCAGCTTCGACACGCTGCTGATCATGACCATCAAGGCCGGCTTCGGCGGGCAGCGCTTCATCCCGCACCTGCTCGACAAGGTTCGCGCCGCGCGCCGCCACGTCGAGACCGGCCACCTGGACGTGCGGATCGAGGTCGACGGCGGGATCACCGCCGACACCATCGCACAGGCCGCCGAGGCCGGTGCCGACGCCTTCGTCGCCGGCACCGCCGTCTACGGCGCGGACGATCCGGCCGAGGCTGTCCGGAAACTGCGGGCACGGGCGGAACACGCGGTCACCGGAGCCTGACGTGGAGCCCGCCGGCGACCGACCGGACGTCATCCTCGTCGTCGACGACGACGAGGACATCGCGCGTTTCGTGGAGTTCAACCTTCGGTTGCACGGCTACGAGGTGATCCACGCCGGCGACGGCCAGGAGGCCCTGGAGGTGATCGAGCGTCAGCGTCCCGACCTCGCGGTAATCGATCTGATGATGCCGCGCGTCGATGGTCTGGAGTTGACCCGGCGGCTGCGTGCCGATCCGATGACCGCGGTCCTGCCGGTGATCATGCTGACCGCCAAGGGAATGACGGTGGACAAGGTGCACGGCCTCAGCGCTGGCGCCGACGACTATCTGGTGAAGCCCTTCGACACCGCGGAACTGGTGGCCCGGGTCAGCTCCACCCTGCGGCGCAACAAGGAGTTCCGCGAGGTCTCACCACTGACCGGTTTGCCCGGAAATAGCCGTATACGCCGGGAGATTGCCGACCGGGTTCGGGTCGGGTCGGACTACGCGGTCGGTTACATCGACATCGACCGGTTCAAGAGCGTGAACGACCGGTACGGCTTCGTCCGGGGCGACGACTTCATCTCGGCGTTGGCCCGCAGCCTGCACCGGGCCGTGGTGTCGGTGGGCCTGCCGCCGGCTTTCCTGGGCCACGTCGGCGGCGACGACTTCGTCTTCGTCTGTACGCCGGAGCAGGTCCGGCCACTCACCTCGCGGGTCTCGACCGACTTCGAGAAGGCCGCCGACGCGCTCTACGACACGTCCGACGCCGCCCGCGGCTACGTCGAGCTGAAGGACCGGCGGGGAAACCTACGCCGGGCCGCTCTGGTCACCCTCTCCATCGGCGTCTCCGTCTCGGACGCCGACAAACGCATCACCAGCCCCTTGGCGGCGATGACGATCGCCTCGGAGATGAAGTCGGTGGCCAAGAGCCAGCCCGGTTCGTACGTGGCGGTGGATCGACGGCGCGGCGTCGCCGACTCGGGCGATCGGCATGTGAAGTAGCTCGCGGGGTGGCGACAGGCCCCCCAGAGCGTGTAAGACTTTCGGTGTACCCACCACGCGCTGGCGGGACTCGGTGTAATTCCGAACCGGCGGTGATCCACGGTGCGACCGTGGTAAGCCCGCGACCCGGGAGCGGTTCGTCCGCCCGGTGGACCTGGTGAGAATCCGGGGCCGACGGTTGGGTGTGGGCATGCCCGCAGCCAGACAGTCCGGATGGGAGACAGCGCGCGGGACGGACGGGCCGTACCAGCACCGCCACCTCGGCGTGCCGTGTCGGCCCCCCGGGGTCGGCCGTGCCGTCTCCCGGATTCTCCGCCGCCGCACGCCCGCGGCCCGATGCCGTCGCTCCTGTCGCCGCCCGCGTGCCGATCGGGCGAGTGAGAGGGCAGGCGCATGGCCGGCGTCTCGGTCGATGAGGCGATGCGTCGCGCGGTCGAACTCGCCGCGCGTGGTCTCGGCACCACCAGCCCCAACCCGGTCGTTGGCTGCGTGCTGCTCGACGCGGACGGCCAGATCGTGGGTGAGGGCTTCCATGTGTACGCCGGCGGTCCGCACGCCGAGATCGTCGCCCTCGCCCAGGCGGGGGAGCGCGCCCGTGGCGGTACCGCCGTGGTCACGCTGGAGCCGTGCGATCACACCGGTCGCACCGGCCCCTGTAGTACCGCGCTGGTGCAGGCCGGGGTCGCCCGGGTGGTCATCGCCGTGCCCGACCCGAACCCGGTCGCCGCCGGCGGCGCCGCCACCCTGCGCGCCGCCGGGGTCCAGGTGGACATCGGAGTAGGCACCAGCGAGGCCGAGGCCGGCAACGTCGCCTGGCTCACCTCGATGCGCCGCGGCTGGCCGTACGTCATCTGGAAGTACGCCGCGACGCTCGACGGTCGGTCGGCGGCCGCGGACGGCACCAGCATGTGGATCACCTCCGAGGCGGCCCGGATGGACGTGCACGCGCTGCGCGGCACCGTCGACGCCGTGATCGTCGGAGTGGGCACCGTGCTCGCCGACGATCCCCGCCTCACCGCCCGGAACCTGCGCGACGGCAGTCTCGCCATCCGGCAGCCGCTGCGGGTGGTGGTCGACTCCGCTGGGCGTACCCCAGCGGGGGCTCGGGTCCGCGACGGGGCATCGCGCACCTGGGTTGCCACCGCGGCTGAGGTCGGCGCCGGCCCGGACGGTCGGGTCGACCTGCCGGCGCTGCTCGCCGCCCTGCACGGCCGCGGGGTCCGGGCGGTGCTGCTGGAGGGCGGGCCGCGCCTGGCCGGCGCGTTCCTCGCCGCCGGGCTGGTTGACAAGATCGTCGGCTACGTCGCGCCCGGGCTGCTGGGTGCGGGCCCGACCGCGCTGGTCGACGCGGGCGTGACGACGATCGCCGAGGCCATCGACTGCGAGTTCGTCGACGTTACGCAGATCGGTCCGGATCTGCGGATCACCGCGCTGCCCCAGAAGAGGGAGGGCTGACATGTTCACCGGCATCGTCGAGGAGTTGGGCGAGGTCGTCCGGGTCACCGAGACCGCGGGGGACTCCGCGCTGGTCGCGATCCGTGGCCCGCTGGTCACCTCCGACGCTCGCCACGGCGACTCGATCGCGGTCAACGGCGTCTGCCTGACGGTGGTGGAGGCCGTCGACGGGACCTTCACCGCCGATGTGATGGGGGAGACGCTGCGTCGCTCCGCGCTCGGCGCGCTCGGACCAGGCGACCCGGTCAACCTGGAGCGCGCCGCTGCCCTCGGCAGTCGCCTCGGCGGGCACCTGGTGCAGGGGCACGTCGACGGTGTCGGTGCCCTGCTGGGCCGGGAGCCCGCCGCCCAGTGGGAGACCGTGCGGTTCCGTCTGCCGGCGGCCCTCGCCCGGTACGTGGTGGAGAAGGGCTCGATCACCGTCGACGGGGTGTCGCTGACCGTCGCCGACGTCGGACCGGACTGGTTCTCGGTCGGCCTGATCCCGACCACGCTCAAGCTCACCACCCTCGGCGCCCGAGGGGTCGGCGACCCGGTCAACCTGGAGGTCGACGTGCTGGCCAAGTACGTCGAGCGCCTGCTCGGCCCGCACCTGCCGGCGGGCCGGCCGGCCGGCGACCAGCCCGGTGCCCTCGGGCTGCCCGGCAGCGGGGGACTGTCCGGCGCGACGAACGCGGGCGGGGCGGCCTGATGGGCCCGCTCGGCTGGCTGCTCGACGCGCAGGCGAACGTCGCCGGCTCGCCCGTGCTGGTCCGCGAGGTCGCCGGCAGCGTGTTCGGCCTCGCCTCCGCCCTGCCACGCCGCCTGGTGGCGGACGTCGCGGCCAACCGCCCCGCCCCGATCCCACCGACCTACTCGGAGGCCGCCGCATGAGCGAGCGAAGCGCGCGAATCATCAGGCTCAGCCCGGAGGTGCCTCATGGCGGCACGAAGCGAAGTGGAGTGCCGGCATGAGTTCCTTCGCCAGCATCGAGCAGGCGGTGGCGGACATCGCCGCTGGCCGGCCCGTCGTCGTGGTCGACGACGCCGACCGGGAGAACGAGGGTGACCTCATTTTCGCGGCCGAGTTGGCCACGCCGGAGCTGCTCGCCTTCATGGTCCGGCACACCTCCGGCTACATCTGCGTGCCGCTCACCGAGAGCGAGTGCGACCGGCTGGACCTGCCGCCGATGTACCACACCAACCAGGACAAGCGCGGCACCGCCTACACGGTGACGGTCGACGCCCGGGAGGGCGTGAGCACCGGCATCTCGGCCGCCGACCGGGCACACACGGTCCGGCTGCTCGCCGACGCCGCCACCAGCCCCGCCGACCTGGCCCGACCCGGCCACGTCGTGCCGCTGCGGGCCCGGGAGGGCGGCGTGCTGCGCCGGCCGGGGCACACCGAGGCTGCGGTCGACCTGACCCGACTGGCCGGCCTGCGGCCGGCCGGAGTCCTCTGCGAGCTGGTCAACGACGACGGCACCATGATGCGGGTGCCGGACCTGGAGAAGTTCTGCGCCGAGCACGCGCTGACCCTGGTCACCATCGCCGAACTGATCGCGTACCGGCGGCGTACGGAGAAGCAGGTCGAGCTGGTCGCCGATGCCCGGATGCCCACCCGGCACGGGCGGTTCCGGGCGCTGGGCTACCGCAGCGACTACGACTCGGCGGAGCACGTGGCGCTGGTCATGGGTGAGATCGGCGATGGCCGGGATGTGCTGGTGCGGGTGCACTCCGAGTGCCTCACCGGTGACGTGTTCGGCTCCGTACGCTGCGACTGTGGCCCGCAGCTCAACGCCGCCCTGGAGCGGGTCGCCCGGGAGGGACGGGGCGTGGTGCTCTACGTCCGCGGTCACGAGGGGCGGGGCATCGGCCTGTTGCACAAGCTCCAGGCGTACCAGCTCCAGGACCTGGGCCGGGACACCGTCGACGCCAACCTCGACCTGGGCCTGCCGGCGGACGCGCGGGACTACGGCACCGGCGCGCAGATCCTCTACGACCTGGGCGTGCGCTCGATGCGGCTGCTGACCAACAACCCGGCCAAGCGGGCCGGACTGGAAGGGTACGGGCTGACCGTCATCGGGCGCGAGGGACTGCCGGTGCGACCGCACCCGGAGAACGTGCGCTACCTGCGCACCAAGCGGGACCGGATGGGGCACCTGCTGGACGAGTTGGACGAGGTTACCGAGGCGCCGATGGGCCGCCCGGTCGCCGGCGACGAGATCGGAGTGTAGCCATGGCGGGTTTCGGGGAGCCGGGCATCGACGCGGTCGACGCCACCGGCCTCACGGTGGGCGTCGTCGCGGCCCGGTGGCACGGCGACCTCACTGACCACATGCTGGACCGGGCGGTCGCCGCGGCTGAGGCCTGCGGGGCGCGCGCGGTGGTGGCCCGGGTGGCCGGTTCGGTGGAACTGCCGGTGGTGGCCCAGGCGCTCGCCCGCCGCTGCGACGTGGTGGTCGCTCTCGGCGTCGTGGTCCGGGGCGCCACCGCGCACTTTGACCACGTCTGCCGCTCGGTGACTGACGGGCTCACCCGCGTGGCGCTGGACGAGGGGAAGCCGGTGGCCCACGGCGTGCTGACCGTCAACACCATCGAGCAGGCCCGGGATCGGGCCGGCCTGCCCGGCTCGGCGGAGGACAAGGGCTGGTCGGCGACTGTCGCGGCGCTTGACGCCGCCTTGGCGGTCCGCAGTGTGTCCGTCGCCGGTGGCCATCGGGTCGGCTTCGGCGGCTGACGCCTCCACGACCGGCCCGCTCGCCGACCGGCCCGCGCCGTGACCCGGTCTCCGACCGGCGCCGCGGGCGGACGAGTCCGGGTCTGTCACGGGCCCGGTGCGGGTGGCGGGCGGTCCGGTTGAGAGAATCGGCGGGTGAAGACGTTCGAGGAGTTGTTCGCCGAGCTGCAGGCCAAGGCCACTGCCGGCACCCCGGGCTCGGGCACGGTCGCGGCCCTGGGAAAGGGGGTGCACTTCATCGGTAAGAAGGTCGTCGAGGAGGCCGCCGAGTCGTGGATGGCCGCCGAGCACGAGGGTCCCGAGCGGACCGCCGAGGAGATCTCCCAGCTGCTCTACCAGGTGCAGGTGCTCATGCTCGCCACCGGTCTCGACCTGAAGGACGTCTACCGACATCTGTGAGTGCGTCCCCCGCGTCGATCCTCCCCGATCATCAAGGAGCGCTCCGTCATGCTACGTGTCGCCGTACCCAACAAGGGCGCCCTCGCCGAGTCGGCCGCCCAGATGCTGCGCGAGGCGGGCTACCGCCAGCGTACCGAACCGAAGGACCTGGTCTGCCGGGACGAGTCCAACGACATCGAGTTCTTCTATCTGCGCCCGAAGGACATCGCCACCTACGTCGGCTCCGGTGACCTCGACGTCGGCATCACCGGCCGGGACCTGCTGATCGATTCCGGTGCCCCGGCGGAGGAGGTGGTCGACCTGGCCTTCGGTCGGGCCACCTTCCGCTTCGCCGCCCGACCAACGGACGTCGACTCGGTGCAGGAGCTGGGTGGGCACCGGATCGCCACCGCCTATCCGGGGCTGGTCGAGCGGCACCTCGTTGAACTGGGCGTCAAGGCCGACGTGATCCGCCTGGACGGCGCAGTGGAGAACGCCATCCGGCTGGGTGTCGCCGACGTGGTCGCCGACGTGGTGGAGACCGGTGCCACGCTGCGACAGGCCGGTCTGGTGGTGTTCGGCGAGCCGCTGCTGCGTTCCTCGGCGGTGCTGGTCCGCCGGGCCGACGCGCCGACCCACCCGCAGTGCGAGCAGCTCCTGCGTCGGCTGCACGGGGTGCTCGTGGCCCGGCGCTACGTGATGCTCGCCTACGACGTCCCGGCGGCCCTGCTGGACCGGGCCAGCTCGCTGACCCCGGGCATCGAGTCGCCGACCGTGTCCCCGCTGCACCGGGAGGGTTGGGTCGCCGTGCAGGCAATGGTGCTCCGCGAACACGTGCACCGGATCATGGACGAGTTGTATGAGCTCGGCGCCCGCGCGATTCTCGTCACGAACATCCACGCCTGCCGGCTGTGAACCCTGCGGGATCCATGGTGATCGGTTGACCTCCGGCCACCGCGGGTCGGCTCGCCGGCAACGGGTCACCCGGCGGAGACCCACTCCGGGGTATGCGTGGCAGGGGCGGGTCGGCCCGGGCGGGATGGCAGACTGATGGGGTGAGCGAAACCGAGTCGATCCGTATCCGGCCCCACCGCATCCGGCTGGTCTGCTGGGCCTCGGCGGCCGCGTTGGTCGTGGTGTTCAGCGTGCTGGCCACGTCGCTGACCGGTCCGACCGGCAACGGCTACGGCAGCTTCCAGCGGGGTGATCAGCTCGCCATGATCGGCCTCGGTGTCTTCGGCGCGCTCGGCGTCCTGCTGTTCACCCGTCCGATGGTGCAGGCCGACGCGCGTCGCGTCCGGGTGCGCAACGTGATCGGCTCGTACGAGCTGCCCTGGGAGGTCGTGCGGGGGGTCCGCTTCGACCGGGGTGCGCCCTGGGCGAGCCTGGAACTGCACGACGACGACCTGCTGCCGATGGTGGCCCTCCAGGCCGCCGACAAGGAGCTGGCCGTCGAGGGGGTTCGGGCGCTGCGCCGCCTGCACCAGGCCCATCTGACCGACCAGGCCGAGCGCACCCCCGGTCGCTGACCCACCACCGCCCCGCTCGGTTCCACGGCAGGGGCCGCAACGCGCGGTCAAGGCGTGCGCTCCCGCAGCGGGCTCGGGTTCGGGTTCGGCTGCTCGCCTCGGATGCTGGACGACGTCCCCGGGAGGCTGGACCGGGCGGGCCCGGGTCCTCTCCCGCCGCCCGGTTTGGGGAGGCCGCGACGGGGGTGTAGTGTTGTGGGGTCGACCAGGCTGTCCGCGGGTGCGCGGCGGTCATGAAAGTGGAGCGCCCTGCTCCCACCCGAGTCGCCGCACCGGTGGCCGGGTCCGGTCATCGGTTCCGGGCACGTCCCGGTTCCGGATGCGCGATCCTGTGATCGTGCCGACCGGTCGAGCGGGCCCTGGCATGTGCTGGGGCCTTCTGCTTTCCGGGGTCGGCTCCCATCCGGGAGCCGCGGGGTCGGCCACGCAGGAAGAATCGACTCGAGGAGGCCCCATCAGCGTCGAACCACGCGTGAACGAGCAGATCCGGGCACGTGAGGTCCGACTGGTCGGCCCTGAAGGTGAGCAGGTGGGCATCGTCCCGCTGGAGCGCGCCCTTCAGCTGGCCGCGGACGTCGACCTGGACCTGGTCGAGGTTGCGCCGATGGCGCGCCCACCGGTGTGCAAGCTCATGGACTTCGGCAAGTTCAAGTATGAGAGCGCACTGAAGGCGCGCGAAGCGCGGCGTAACCAGCAGCAGACCGTCATCAAGGAGATGAAGCTCCGGCCAAAGATCGACCCGCACGACTACGAGACCAAGAAGGGTCACGTGGTGCGGTTCCTCAAGGCCGGCGACAAGGTCAAGGTGACGATCATGTTCCGCGGTCGGGAGCAGAGCCGCCCGGAGCTGGGGTACCGGCTCCTGCGCCGACTCGAGTCCGAGATCTCGGAGCTGGGGTACGTCGAGGCCGCGCCGAAGCAGGACGGCCGAAATATGATCATGGTGCTTGCGCCGCACCGCGCCACCAAGGCCGCCGCCACGGCGGCCCGCGGTAGCGCACTGCCGCGGGGCGAGCGGGAATCCGGCGCCGCCGAGGCGCCGCCGGCCGAGGCGGCCGGGCCCGCCGGGAGCACCGGCGAGTAACAGGGGAGAAGACGTTCCACATGCCGAAGATGAAGAGCCACACCGGGATGGGTAAGCGCGTCCGGCTGACCGGCAAGGGCAAGGTCGTTGCCCAGCAGGCCGGCCTGCGTCACAACCTGGAGAAGAAGCCCTCCACCCGGACCCGCCGGCTGACCGGCACCGTCGAGCTGGCCAAGGCTGACGTGAAGCGCATCAAGAAGCTGCTCGGCCGCTGACGCGCGCCACCTGAACCGACGAAGGAGTTGAGATGGCACGCGTCAAGCGGGCTGTGAACGCCCAGAAGAAGCGCCGTACCCTGCTGGAGACCGCGAGCGGCTACCGCGGTCAGCGCTCCCGCCTGTACCGCAAGGCCAAGGAGCAGGTGCTGCACTCGATGCAGTACGCCTACCGGGACCGTCGCGACCGCAAGGGTGACTTCCGGCAGCTGTGGATCCAGCGGATCAACGCGGGCGCCCGCGCCAACGGGATGACCTACAACCGCCTGATCCAGGGACTGCGCCTGGCCGGCATCGAGGTCGACCGGAAGATCCTGGCCGACCTGGCCGTCAACGACGCCGCCGCGTTCGCGGCGATCGTCGAACTGGCCCGCGCCGCCGTGGCGGAGCAGGGCACCGGTGGCGCCGCGGCCCAGGCCGCCTGACCACCGCCCACGGTCGGATCGAGGCGTCTCCCATGCAGCCAGTACCGCGCGGGAGGCGCCTCGACGCCGTCTTGGGGCCGTTCACCCCGCGTACCCCGCGGGTCGTGGCCGCCCGCCGGCTTCAGCGCCGCCGCGACCGCGAGGCCACCGGCCGGTTCCTGACCGAGGGACCGCAGGCCGTCCGGGAAGCCCTCGCCCGGCCCCGCACGGTCCTGGAGCTCTTCGGCACGCCGGCGGCCCTCGACCGGTACTCGGATCTGGCCGCCCGGGCGGCCGCCGACGACGTTCCGGTCTCCGAGGTCACCGCGGAGGCGCTCGCCGCGCTCACCGAGACCGTCGCCCCGCAGGGCCTGGTAGCGGTGTGCCGGCACCTCGACGTGCCCCTGGACGCCGCCCTCGGGCGCCAGCCGCGGCTGGTCGCGGTCCTTGCCGGCATCCGCGACCCGGGTAACGCCGGCACCGTCCTGCGTACCGCCGACGCGGCCGGCGCGCAGACGGTCGTCTTCGCCGGCGAAGCCGTCGACCCCTACAACGGCAAGGCCGTGCGGGCGTCGGCCGGCAGCCTCTTCCACGTTGACGTGGTACGCGCGCCCGACTCCCTTGTGGTGGTCGGCGCGCTGCGGGCCGCCGGGCTCGCCGTGCTGGCCACCACCGGGTCCGGCGCGGCCGACCTGGACGACCTCGCCGACGCCGGCCGGCTGGTCGCTCCCACCGCGTGGCTTTTCGGCTCAGAGGCGCACGGGCTGCCCGAGGAACTGACCGCCGCCGCCGATGCCCGGGTCCGGGTGCCGCTGCACGGACGTGCCGAGAGCCTGAACCTGGCTGCGGCCGCGGCGGTGTGCCTGTACGCTTCAGCGAGAGCGCAGCGACGGCCGTCGAGTGGTCGCGCGGCCGAGACTGCAGGGGAGAGCAGCCGCCCATGAACGCGCCACGGCGTTCGTTTAGCCAGCCCGCCGGTGCCGGCGGGCGGCGGGCCTGACCTGCTCTCCGCACAACTCCCACCGGCGGGCTGCGGCACAGCCGCGCGTCCGTAGACTCGCCTCGCCGCCCGACAAGGGCCGGCGCCGCCGTGAGGGAGTGCCCGTACGCCATGACCTACCGCAACGACCCCTACGACCCGAAGCAGGCCGCCCTGCTCGACCCGGCCGCCCTGGCCGATGCCGTCGCCACCGCCGAGAAGGCGTTCACCGATGCCGCCGGCCCGGACGCCTTGGCCGCGCTGCGCCCCGCGCACCTCGGCGACCGGGCGCCGGTCTCGCTTGCCCGCCGTGAGATCGGCGGGCTGCCGCCGGCCGCCAAGGCCGACGCCGGCAAGCGGGTCAACGAGGCCCGGCGGGCGATCGAGAGCGCCTACGCCGCCCGCGCCGACGTGCTGGAGCGCGAGCAGACCGAGCGGATGCTGGTCGAGGAACGGGTCGACGTGACCCTGCCGTACGATCGGCGCCCGCGGGGCGCCCGCCACCCGGTCAGCACCCTGATGGAGCAGATCAGCGACTTCTTCGTCGGGATGGGCTACGAGGTGGCCGAGGGACCCGAGGTTGAGCTGGAGTGGACCAACTTCGACGCGCTCAACATCGGCCCGGACCACCCGGCACGCGGTCTGATGGACACCTTCCACGTCGCGCCGGAGAACTCCGGCCTGGTGCTGCGCACGCACACCTCGCCGGTGCAGGCGCGGACGATGCTGACCCGCAAGCCACCGATCTACGTGATCTGCCCGGGCCGGGTCTACCGCACCGACGAGTTGGACGCCACCCACGCGCCGGTCTTCCACCAGGTTGAGGGCCTGGTGGTCGACAAGGGAGTCACGATGGCGCACCTGCGCGGCACCCTGGACCACTTCGCCCGAGCGATGTTCGGCCCGGAGGCGAGGACCCGCTTTCGGCCGCACTACTTTCCGTTCACCGAACCGTCGGCGGAGTTCGACGTGTGGTTCCCGGAGCACCGCAAGGGCGCGCGGTGGGTCGAGTGGGGCGGCTGCGGCATGGTGAACCCGCGGGTGCTGCGGGCCTGCGGCATCGACCCGGAGGTCTACTCCGGATTCGCCTTCGGGATGGGCATCGACCGGACGGTCATGTTCCGCCACGGCGTCGGCGACATGCGGGACATGGTCGAGGGCGACGTCCGGTTCACCCGGGCGTTCGGGTACGGGGCGTGAGCGGCTTGCGAGCACGAGTAACGGAGACGGTGGTCTGAGTCATGCGAGTTTCTGTCAGTTGGCTGCGCGAGCACGTCGACCTGCCGACCCACCTGGCCCCGGCCGATGTGGAGCAGGCTCTGGTGAACCTCGGCCTCGAGGTCGAGTCCATCGTGGATTTGGGCGAGACGGTCACCGGGTCGCTGGTGGTGGGTGCGGTCCGCGAGATCGAGGAGCTGACCGGCTTCAAGAAGCCGATCCGGTTCTGCCTCGTCGACGTGGGCGGCGCCAACGGCACCGGCGAACTCCAGGAGATCGTTTGCGGCGCGCGGAATTTCGCCGTCGGTGACCGGGTGGTGGTGATCCTGCCCGGCGGCGTGCTGCCCGGCAACTTCGCCATCGGGGCGCGCAAGACGTACGGGCGCAACTCCAGCGGCATGATCTGCTCGGCGAAGGAACTGGGTCTGGGCGACGACCACGCGGGCATCATCGTGCTACCCGCGTCCAGCCCGGCCGAGCCGGGCGACGACGCCCGGCCGGCGGTCGGGCTCGACGACGTGGTGGTCGAGGTCGAGCTGACCCCGGACCGCGGCTACCAGATGTCGGTGCGCGGCATCGCCCGCGAGCTGGCCCAAGCCCTCGGGGTGCCGTTCCGCGACCCGGGGCTCGCGCCCGCGCCGGGCGCGACCGAGCAGCCGGCGTACCCGGTCGAGGTGCGGGACCCGGTCGGTTGCGACCGGTTCGCCGCCCGGATGGTCCGCGGTGTCGACCCGGCCGCGCCGTCGCCCGCCTGGATGGTGCGGCGGCTCACCACCGCCGGGATCCGGAGCCTCTCGCTTCCGGTGGACATCACCAACTACGTGATGCTCGAGCTGGGTCAGCCGATGCACGCGTTCGACGCCGACCGGATCGCCGGCCCGCTGGTGGTTCGCCGTGCCGAGTCGGGCGAGAAGCTGACCACCCTGGACGGTGTCTCCCGGGCACTCGTCGGGGAGGACATGGTGATCTGCGACGCCGGGCTGCCGAACCCCGTCGCGGGTGACGGCGCCGGCGCCCCGATCTCGCTCGCCGCGGTGATGGGTGGGGAGAACAGCGAGGTGGTCGGGGGCACCACGAACGTGCTCTTCGAGGCCGCCCACTGGGATCCGGTGACGGTCGGGCGCACCGCCCGCCGGCACAAGCTGTTCAGCGAGGCCGCGAAGCGCTGGGAGCGGGGGGTCGATCCGGCGCTGCCGTTGGTCGCCATCGAGCGGGCGGT
The sequence above is a segment of the Micromonospora sp. WMMA1363 genome. Coding sequences within it:
- the rplT gene encoding 50S ribosomal protein L20; its protein translation is MARVKRAVNAQKKRRTLLETASGYRGQRSRLYRKAKEQVLHSMQYAYRDRRDRKGDFRQLWIQRINAGARANGMTYNRLIQGLRLAGIEVDRKILADLAVNDAAAFAAIVELARAAVAEQGTGGAAAQAA
- a CDS encoding RNA methyltransferase; the protein is MQPVPRGRRLDAVLGPFTPRTPRVVAARRLQRRRDREATGRFLTEGPQAVREALARPRTVLELFGTPAALDRYSDLAARAAADDVPVSEVTAEALAALTETVAPQGLVAVCRHLDVPLDAALGRQPRLVAVLAGIRDPGNAGTVLRTADAAGAQTVVFAGEAVDPYNGKAVRASAGSLFHVDVVRAPDSLVVVGALRAAGLAVLATTGSGAADLDDLADAGRLVAPTAWLFGSEAHGLPEELTAAADARVRVPLHGRAESLNLAAAAAVCLYASARAQRRPSSGRAAETAGESSRP
- the infC gene encoding translation initiation factor IF-3, which gives rise to MNEQIRAREVRLVGPEGEQVGIVPLERALQLAADVDLDLVEVAPMARPPVCKLMDFGKFKYESALKAREARRNQQQTVIKEMKLRPKIDPHDYETKKGHVVRFLKAGDKVKVTIMFRGREQSRPELGYRLLRRLESEISELGYVEAAPKQDGRNMIMVLAPHRATKAAATAARGSALPRGERESGAAEAPPAEAAGPAGSTGE
- the pheS gene encoding phenylalanine--tRNA ligase subunit alpha codes for the protein MTYRNDPYDPKQAALLDPAALADAVATAEKAFTDAAGPDALAALRPAHLGDRAPVSLARREIGGLPPAAKADAGKRVNEARRAIESAYAARADVLEREQTERMLVEERVDVTLPYDRRPRGARHPVSTLMEQISDFFVGMGYEVAEGPEVELEWTNFDALNIGPDHPARGLMDTFHVAPENSGLVLRTHTSPVQARTMLTRKPPIYVICPGRVYRTDELDATHAPVFHQVEGLVVDKGVTMAHLRGTLDHFARAMFGPEARTRFRPHYFPFTEPSAEFDVWFPEHRKGARWVEWGGCGMVNPRVLRACGIDPEVYSGFAFGMGIDRTVMFRHGVGDMRDMVEGDVRFTRAFGYGA
- the rpmI gene encoding 50S ribosomal protein L35 — translated: MPKMKSHTGMGKRVRLTGKGKVVAQQAGLRHNLEKKPSTRTRRLTGTVELAKADVKRIKKLLGR